DNA from Prevotella melaninogenica:
TAAGTCACTTGCCATGGATCATATAGCAATCACGCATATCGATAACCCCATAACACTTGATTTCTTTGAATCAAACAGTGAGTTCTTGGATAAAACTGAACAGTCTCTTCGTACACTATATACCTTCCGTAACCAACTGAAAGGTTATTCCCAACTGCTTGAAACTGCTGAGAAAATAAAGAAACTGCACCTACAAAAGCTGGTTAATGCAGCTTATTTCCTTGTAGGACAACGCATAAAGAAACATCTTCAAGGCAATAATCCCAGTATTTTCTTGTTTAATGTATACAAACTGATGTATTATATCCATCACGAAAAGAATACTCTATGACAATAAAACGATATCTCTTAGTTGCGGCTTTCATCTTGTTAGCTTACTGTAATGCCCTTGCTGGCGGTGTTGGAACATGGAAGAATTATCTTGCCTACAGTGATGTACAGTGGGTTGAAGAAGGAAGTAACAAGTTGTATGTACTTGCTTCCAATAGCCTTTATACCTATAACAAGAACGACCAGAGTATAAAGACCTACGATAAAGTCAATGGTTTGAGCGATTCGGATATCCGTTTCATTGCTTGGAATAAGACAGCTCGTCGGTTGGTTATCCTCTATTCGAATAATAATATCGACCTATTGGACGATAGAGGGAATGTTACCAATGTACCAGATTACTATTTAAAGACAACAATGGCAGATAAAACCGTCAATGGTATTGATATGTCTGGCGTTTATTGTTATCTCTCTACAGGTTTTGGACTTGTAAAACTCAATGTTGCTAAAGCAGAGATAAGCGACAGTTATAACCTTTCTTTCCCTGTCAATTACAGCTATATTGAGGGCGGTTATATCTATGCTGCCAGCCAAAGTAACGGACTATATCGTGCTGCCTTGTCTGCTAATCTCCTCGATAGAAATAACTGGACGAACGTAGGAACTTATGTAGAGCGTCCAAGAACAGCAGATGCAGCACTATTGGCACAGGCTAAAACGCTTAATCCTGGCGGTCCAAAGCGCAACACCTTTGTATGGACTACCTTCCTTAATAACCGTCTTTATGGTACTGGAGGTATCTACAATCCGACCGTTAATAACTGGGAGAATCCAGGTATTGTACAGGTGTTACAGGGTGATGATTGGGACTTCTTCGAAGACAATCTTTCTACTCGTACGGGTTATCCTTATATAGGAACAAAGGCGGTAGCAATAGACCCTCGCAATAGTAATCATGTGTATGTAGGAGCACGAACAGGCCTCTATGAGTTTATGTCTGGTAAGATGGTAGCCTTCTATAACAAGGACAATAGCATCCTGCAAGGAGCTATGGACAGAGGCAGAGAACTGGGTAATGATTATGTACTTGTCTACGGATTGGCTTACGATAGAGAGGGGAATCTATGGGTACTCAATAACCAAACGAAGAAAGAAAACCTAATTCGTGTGTCGAAAGATGGGCAGATGACATCCTTCAGTAAGCCTGAACTGATGAAAGATGGTATAGGACTCTCAGGCTTATCACAGATGCGCTTGGACAGTCGCAACCTCCTTTGGTTTTGCAATGATTACTGGATACAGCCGGGACTCTTCTCTTATGACCCTAAGAATGATAAGCTCAAAGCTTATACTCGCTTTGTGAATGAGGATGGTTCTAACGTAGATATTACAGCTGTTCACTGCTGGGCAGAGGACTTAGACCATAATATTTGGGTGGGAACAACAGCTGGTCCGATGCTTCTTCAACGCTCTCAAATGAACGAACAGGATAACTATCGCTTTGTACAAGTTAAGGTTCCGCGTAACGATGGAACCAATCTTGCAGACTATCTTCTCGCTGGTCTTGATATTACTGCTATGGCAGTTGATGGCGGAGGGCGCAAGTGGTTTGGTACAAAAGGCAATGGTGTCTACCTCATTAGTGCGGATAATATGACACAGTTGCAGTATTTTACGACTACAAATAGTCATCTGCTGTCTAACAACATTCAATCTATTTCTATCAATGACGTAACTGGTGAGGTGTTCTTTGCTACTGATAATGGTCTCTGTTCATATATGAGTGATGCTACAAAGGCTGTAGACTCACCTAATGATGAGACCACATACGCCTATCCAAACCCAGTAAAACCGGGTTATACAGGACCTATTACGATTGTTGGTTTATCGCTGAATGTCAATGTGAAGATTGTAACAACAAATGGAGTTCTTGTCGCTGAAGGTACCAGTAATGGTGGCTCTTTCGTCTGGGATGGCAAGGATAAGAACGGAAAACGTGTTGCATCAGGCGTTTATATGGTACAGACTGCCGATGAAAACGGTGACAATGGAACTGTTTGTAAGGTTGCTGTAGTTAATTAATTGAGGCAATGAAGACACAGGTAGGACGTAATCCAATCTTTTGGATACTACTGACAGCTCCGTTGGCATTGCAGTTGCTTTGTCAACTCCAGCCTACTTTTGACGACTGGACGTACTATACCATACCGCAGACGGAGCCTCTTACGTTTCAAAGTCTACTTCCTGATGGCAATTATTGGCGCCCTTTTGATGTACTCTTTGGGTATCTTCTCGGACTTAATTACCGACTTTTTCCCTTCTTAAACCATCTTCTCATTCTATTGGGACATATCCTCAACACATGGTTGGTCTATAGGATTCTGCAATGGTTTAGGGTTAGTACGTTGTCACGCAGCCTGTCCGTCGTTTTCTTTTATTTGTCGTCAGGCACCTTGGGGGCGGTCTTGAATATTGATTCCCTAAACCAAGTCTATTCGCTTCTATGGGGACTTCTTGCCTTATATAGCTACATCAGTCTGTCTGGTTATCGAAAGTTTATGCTGTGGTTGTTGTGCGCTTTGCTTTCGGTCTTTGCTAAAGAGTCGGGCTACATTTGGTTTGTTTTCCCACCCTTCATCGTATGGAGTATAGGAAAAGAACGTTTCAATTATGTTATCAGACATCTTCTTTGCGCCTGCCTTGTATTTGTTTTCTATCTTGTTAGCCGTTTCATACTGACTGATAGCTTTCATATGGAGAACAATGCGTACATGATTTTTACTGCAAAACAGCTATTGCGTAATCTTGGCGTACTGTTAGGAGTGACCTTCTATCCTATTGATTACGCCAGTCTTATTCATCCACAGCATCGTCATCTTGTTGTTGTTATCATCACAGGACTCCTTCCCCTACCCTTTCTTTGGCTTCTACTGCGTTCTTTTAAGCTACAGAAAACACTCGTAGTGCTGCTTTTATCCTTCTTTATTGGGGCTTTTGTCAATTTGATGACAATCTTCTCTGCGATGCACTGTTATGCTGTCTTGCCCTTTGTTACATTGATGATAGCCCTACTCTGTGAACGAATCAAGAACAAGAAGGTATTGATGGTCTCAGCATTGCTCTATCTTTTGACAGCCTCCTTCACCCTACTCCATCACGGCTATGCCTCTTTTCTATCAGGTAAGATGGGCGAACAGATGGCAAAGAGCATTGTCAGTCAATGCGACCGACCAGTAAACAAGGTGATGGTGATACATTTAGACAAAGGAGAAACAAAGTATTCTTCCTTCTGGGTGATTCCTTTCGAGGCTTTTGGTTGGGGTTATTCCGTTCTTCAACAGACAGGTTATCAATGGCCTAAGACCATTATTAACGAAGAGATAACAAACAGAAAGCAGTTGAAAGCTTTGCTTCTAAAGGCAGAGAAAGCCAGCTGCGATGGTGTATGGTATGCTGAAGATGACCAAGTAAAACGGATGAAATGAAAGAAAAGATAGCTGAAATCTCTTTTCTCCATGTGTTCGCTACTCTCTTGGTAGTACTCGGGCACTCTTTTTATCAGACAAATAGTCTGATAGTTGATTGGATGTATCAGTTCCATGTACCCCTTTTCTTCTTCGTATCAGGCTATCTTTTCAATGTCTCAGTAAACGGAAAACCGCTACAACCTCATATATTTCTAAGTCGTAAAGCAGTTCGCTTGCTGCTTCCTTACTTTGCTTTGAGTACTCTACTCTTTGTTCCAAAGGTTCTTTTATCGCAGTTTATGGTGCGCCCGATACAAGCCAGTTGGAGCGAATACGTGTTGATGCTCATCTATCCTTACCGCAATGTTAACGGTTCCTATTGGTTTTTACCCACTTTATTCTTGCTCTTTGTTTTTGCAGTGATTGCCCTTTTCTTTTTGCAGCGACTGCAACATAGAACTTCGCTTACTGTTACTACTCTTTTACTTACTCTACTTGCTCTGGCAAATATCTCCCTCCCTTTCTCCCACGATACACTTTTTAATGTCGTTGGAGTAATTCATTATGCTTTTTATTTTGCCTTAGGTTACTTTGTATCCAGCTTTGGTTTGATGCGCTT
Protein-coding regions in this window:
- a CDS encoding acyltransferase family protein, yielding MKEKIAEISFLHVFATLLVVLGHSFYQTNSLIVDWMYQFHVPLFFFVSGYLFNVSVNGKPLQPHIFLSRKAVRLLLPYFALSTLLFVPKVLLSQFMVRPIQASWSEYVLMLIYPYRNVNGSYWFLPTLFLLFVFAVIALFFLQRLQHRTSLTVTTLLLTLLALANISLPFSHDTLFNVVGVIHYAFYFALGYFVSSFGLMRFLDKGKTAILVFLFTFVVSIIGLRVNKSPLMDLFFATGGILMSVALSRLYAKYGLRFLNHLSPASYTIYLYHGIFQALSLQILMRFTHFDIGFYIILAFLSGVYGSFLVYKLLYRCRNSRLGRTLALISGISVS